AAATGCTTAAAGATCATCAAGCTATGATGAAAGATCAACAAATATTGCTCAGGAATCAACAAGCCTCCTTTCATAACATTGAAAAACAGATCGGTCAGCTAGCACAACAAATTAATCAAAGAACACTTGATGGACTTCCAAGCAATAccgaacaaaacccaaaaatggcGCATATAAATGTAATAGCCACCGATTCTGACAAAATCTTCACTCCGTTGACCTCTATCCAGAAGAACCCCAATAAGGAGTAAGCAGAAGAAACGGTTAGAGGCGTTTCAGCTAAATCcgaaacgactcgccgagtccctctaatggTCTCGACAAGTCCATGGTCTGATAACAAAACTGTTGTTCCCTTACAGCCTTACAGACCATCTTTGTCATATCGAATTCGATCCATACCTGATGAAAAGGTTAAAGAGTACAAAACTTTCATGGAACATGTTAAAGCCCTTCAAGTCAACATTCCATTTGTTGAAACGATACTACAAACGCCTAAATATGTAAACTTGCTTAAGGTCTCTTTTCCGCTAGAAAAGATATGGCTAAAGTCGTTGAGTTAGTGTTAAATGAGCTACCAgaaaagaagggtgatccgggaaGCATCTCGATTCCTTGTCAATTTGGAAACATAATTGCTACTCAGGCATTGACCGATTCGGGTGCAAGTATTAATCTAATGCCATATTCTTTCTTCAAAAAGTTAAATTTGTCGGAGCCAAAGCCTATTAATATGAAGATCCATCTAGCAGATAAGACAATCATTCGTCCAAAAGGTGTTTGTGAAGATATTCTCATAAAGGTTGACAAATTTGTATTCCCCGTGGATTTTGTAATACTtgacatggaagaagaccccaaaggtccaattattttggggagaccATTTTTGAACACCGCATGTGCATTAGTAGATGTATGCGAGTCTACAATAACATTAAGGGATGGGAGATGAATCAGCAGTGTTTAAGGCTACACAAGATTATAAGCAAGAAGAAACAAGTAAGGAAGAAGTTTCCTCTATTGATTTGGATGACGAATTACTAGTAAAAGAGTTTGCACCTGATAGGATTAAAAagtaacttttaatctatgaagatcgattagatcttgaacaagtatatgaatatgaaacagcaagaacacaatattaataacaaggcagaacgcaataataagaacaaacagcttgaatcaaacgtgtcgaatgattaaataaaatccttagaagagctcgattaagaacatcaactgtaaaggattggaagattacaagaacgattactggaaaatattgttctcttgataaatcgctatgtcgataatctctagaatcttaacctaatatgcatgcaagcattaacttaaatactatacataaaaggctctcggttggacaggcccaaactggagaataaaaaggctaatctaacgagcccaaaagacgcaacatcaaaactcttttcagcccaaaaatctccccctttgcgtcaatttggagcgagaccttcacttcctacttgggccggcggctgaagctggaaccttcttcttcacggtactaaacagacacttggttatggaaaggatggtctgtctaaaccggatgtaccaattgatcatatcatcgaagtacttgatatcatcagccgaattgtctttacaccgcttgacgattgataggacgtgctccaagcaagttgtggtgtaaagatgtttgtcagctaaagcgaagagacatttctgtccttcggctctagtgaacatcacagagtttcgcctcgaatctatcttgcccatttgcatttgatttagatcagTGGTCGATCCCACaggtttgactttcggtttcttcttaaaaactgtggcaacctcctgatccattagggccacctccatgatatagcatgccagcatccttttgacatggtctaagaggggaccatattcggcttcgtttgtcagcaggatattgtacaagactatccaatcatgagggttcagattgggcagatccgccagggtgatcatgtgagcagttcttgcagatcctcggatgagcttgaactttacgttagtgaatctccccacggcataaggcttcatcacccgaacattgacaatcttctgggcgctccatgtaaggtattgagggcgagcggcctccaggtagaagtcaatgagctccctgtcaagctcatcgttcggatgcgggacttcaaagatgttggagaaggcgtggaagatgaacgcctttcgagtcagtggcatatcgaactgcgaatcgatggtgttgttgcagtcgaacgatatcaccggctcgagccatagtatgcttggagtctctatggcctcttttatcaaacgatccctggtccaggcagggaagagcaactttcggctctcaaggagatcgttggcttctttttgtttacgttcggcttcttcagcttcacatgccacacgactgacatcgtcatcagtattgcgactgttctttctctttaacatgtccgcaatagtctccttgtcttcatcttcatcttcatcttctgctATGTGtttacccttgttcttcacacccgaacccgaggcataaccagttgggggtggttcggtagtgtgagtagctttggaggacggaggtggtttcgatcctttcttctcttctcccccttgtttcggaatggacacgaaactcggcaggccttcaatcttgcttagaaggtccatggccggggagagcttttcagcgagggtgcacctcaccgaatgattaaggatggggtcgtatgcttccaggatgttggagagagcggcgtggacatccgaaacacacgtcttgatgacttccctctcggatcgaagagcttccaattgttcttgagagttggaaagctgtGTGCTCTTGACCcttagggcagttgttttactcgccagaacgtccatcagagagttctctgccgcaagatcctcttgtagttttgccagacgggcatcgatcgaggcacggagtgccgagttgtcgtcgctgaggttttgtcggagggtagcgaacgaagtcaactctgtcgagacgaacttggccaattgttgaacaatcggttccagagttgtctttgtggcattggCGCTTTCCTGCAGAGACTTTAGCAGGtccgaagcgtcggagaatagtttttcgactttttcggtcgccgcctcacaggctcgggtggaggcgtctatcgcagcagtggctgaggctactgagtcatgttgagccctggagaaggcatcaactatcctctgaagggcagcttcagataaggatgactgctggttggaagaggaggcgagaagttgatcaaccttctcgttcagctcgcggagatgcttctttgtcactggagcatcatcctcctcatcactttgaacttgaaacggactatagtagaccgaatcaaagtttaggtgatcaccaccaaggtattgatcatcgccatcggaggcgtcttctggagactgaggtggtggtgaagctgggggtgttatgggtttggttggttcaggttgagtgggtggggggttagtttcgggtggtggttgtgtatgggtttcggtttgtggaggttcggttacgggaggggtttcggttacaggtggtgtttcggttgatgtggtgaatatgggtggagggatAGGaatagaggttgggggaattgaggggtttatggtgggaatggaaatagggattgtgggtggaggggaaggaactggggattggtgaagttccatctccggggttggtgaGCGAGGGGGTGTGTTACCTcgctgaggagattcgtctccttgggatccctcagagtccgaactcctaccttcggattcactggaggaggagggaaggacgagctttcgctttggttgggtcttcctccttttcggttgtggagaagaagcagccttcggttgtttgcgcttcttgggagtaggttttggggctttggatggtttcttccccttgtctgccttcttacccctggccaccggtttgtcggcatcatgaatcgatcgcaacatgtccggtgtcagttccctcggaccagatggccctaactccttgatcgccttgatcatactgctgtctgaaggcacacttccatacatagtctccgggatggagccgatgaaggagaattttgatgcatccgagacgatgatcttcttggtatggaacgtaccaatagaagacatcggtgcaccgtcagcagttgggacatcaaacctgtccatagcccatcttgtgatcaagatccagaaccgggctagtgacacctcggagtgtcgggaagaggaagagaggccctgaatcagttgttgccaaaggacaaaaccatagtccagattgatcccgttgtacaccgcatacataatcgacaggaaaagacgactggccccgtccgatcctgagctccgttttgacagtcccttgaagagaactgtaaataacccattccactggggcggtaggcatgacttcttgaatctggcgacggaggtgagaacttccgtgtagcccatgttgtagaacatgttgtagagcataccaaccggaatcgtctccgggtgaacacgcgatgggtcagcagcaaacccaagcatggtgcagaagcggggacgagaaatcgacgtcttgtgttccgccacttcgaaaaagaccctgtcgacggccttgtcgtaataagccgttgcgtagacctgagatagggccaccattggcaccgtttcaatccgtgacagtgccggagcaagctgggagtatttgagacactcgatgaccggcgacatgtagggatcatatgccagtgggttcagatcaatcacgaggcattgctgaggacggattggaagaatctgagaagtagcatggacggaagaggattcagccattgttgcaggttggagaagaagataaccgggagagagtttggaagtatttttgctttggaaattatggggcagtaaagaggtaaaaggtggtgttgatgggtttttatagtaggtgataggagagagaaagatcgattcaaatctcttgtggaaatacgaaacgggtggttttggagtgactgattggtgacagttgggacgtgcgatgatcacgtaggagagagagtgtcagattcctaggatcacgccgcccaataagcgccggttcagagagaggaaccgtttccatttccacacgcgccattaatgccagatggatgacgcttcaatactgcacacgcgtccaaaagtgtcagaaaaaaaaagcgcggccgcttcaaattcacgcgccctccttttgtaccgtcgtttgaatttctatcctttgaacttccgctgcgtcagcaactttttgtcttttccccttttttaATCAGCTGTATTCAATTTaggacccacgtggctaatttttggccACAACTTCATTAGTAATCCCTCAGTAATAAACCAGCCTGTAAAACAATTAGTAAcgaaatttttgaaaatctaggattttcgtgcaaagagtgtaaaagataaagaaataaagcaactctttttaggattatctgtgatgtcaattatgacacgaaactgatgatcccgggcacgaatctcttccttcaagatcaagagagacctcaaagtgttagtgtggaatcccgttgaattacgatcaaacatttattaataaatgttgaaagacttcttttaataaggctaagtaagggtggtttcgctttgagtcaacaattcaattcttgatataagaacgaatgtgaacaaagtacttgtgagaccggtgtagtctgttgaacaagtaggttagagttgatttttaagtgacttagataagtataaaatctcagataaaaaaaattataactggatcccatgggaagaaatgttatggtgtgtaacaatttcattggaatcagaaaaaaattgagatttcatgaaggtacattcgtcaattcattggtgaaaacttgatcaaattaatttgtcaccgtcaattctttggtgttgaattttgggtttcactcagctcgtagtggcacgaaactaagatcataaacacagatgttgtgtaaccataaacctcagtggtagtttctgagagtctcaagggttacagggatgaaacgaatgttatggagaagtgtaatggggatggtgaaagaagacatagtacctctgctgcgaaagaaaggaccaagcaggagactcttaactcatgtgagaagagtgtgaggtagctcacgattagaataaataagttagccttattgggaagacaaggtttgtgtataccaggtcgtgaaggcaattattcaaaatcttatgaggcttgggacacatacagcagcatgcttctagggacacttaagtaatttatcaaatatatcctcATGAACAAacgaacacaaaaagaaaaatgaaagaaaatatttttggagtttttgaaatttatataaaaaaaaataaaaataaataataaataaaaaaaaattaaaaataagacctaaaaaaaaattataaaagagtaaaaaaataaaaaaaaaacttggaaaaagattgaaaaaccgaacccgagcgttcggttggtttcggttcaggaatattttgaaaaaccgaacccgaaccttcggttggtttcggttctacaaaatgttgaaaaactgaacccgaaccttcggttggtttcggttccacaaaattttgaaaaaccgaacccgaccCTTCGGTTGGttccggttttggaaaattttgataaaCTAAGAAAGTTAGATACAAAATAAATACTTTAAATATAGAGAAAACCAAAatggtacaagaaatatacaacatagaAAGACTACCTTtgaggtgatgagcgagtcagatgattgaaCCTAACCCGAACGTTctgttggtttcgcttcttactgtggagtttgagaggtagtgtgaggaactgactctgattccatcatacctagcccttgcaaaattttattgaatgatgcttcaggaagagctttggtgaagacatcagccagttgatcagtggttcttacgaagtgaacttcggcatttccatcttccacatgatctttgatgaagtgatacctcagtgctatgtgtttggttttagagtgttgcactgggttatgacagatcctaattgcactttcagagtcacaatatagtgggatattcttcatattgagtccatagtctcgaagttgactttggatccaaatcacttgtgatgtgcaggatgcagcggcaatgtattccgcttcagcagtagacaacgacacacatgtttgtttcttggattgccagctgaccaacttcccatcaagaaattgacagccaccagttgtgcttttgcggtcgagtccacatcctccaaggtcagcatcagaataggcttgaacgaagaagcctgaattggatggataccatagacctaaggaggcggttcgcttgagatagcgtaggatgttcttcactgccagcatgtgaggttcgcgtgggttagcctgaaatcgagcacaataacacacagaaaacatgatatcaggcctgctagcagttagatacatcaatgagcctatcatttgacgatagagcgtgatgtcaacagccggtttatctagtgaaggggtcagcttggtgccgaatgccattgggactttgatttttgagtctcccatcattccaaacttcgctaggagagtctttgtgtaagcttcctgattgataaagatgccttcgggtccctgtcttatgtttaaaccaaggaaaaagttaataagacccattgaactcatttcaaacttagtctccatcagctttctgaattcagctgttaagctgggattcgtggagccaaagatgatgtcatcgacataaatttgaactatcataaggtggttaccttcctttttgcgaaagaaggttgggtcaaccgaaccttgtttaaatttggacatctttaaaaattttgtaagcgtttcataccaggctctcggagcttgtttgaggccgtacacagctttatccagaatgtagcaatgatttggatgcttttcattcacgaacccaggaggttgctccacatacacagtttcttcaagttctccattgagaaacgcacacttgacgtccatttggaaaacctcaaagtttttgtgagcagcataggccagaaatattctaaccgattctagcctagctactggagcgaacgtctcttcgtaatctatcccttcctcctgacagtatcccttgacaaccagacgagccttgttccttatgacattaccttccttgtccattttatttctaaaaacccatttaagaccaacaaccgaagcatctgaaggcgttggaatgaggcgccagactttgttcctttcaaactcgttcagttcgtcttgcattgcttgaacccaatcagagtgatcgagggcagtattcactgtcttcggttcaacttttgatacgaatgagttaaacatacaaaactctaccTTTGAGAATaaagatgtctgttttgccttcagttgagatcgggtcagaaccttttcagatacatcaccaactacttgagagatgggatgatctctggtccatttggtaagaggagggtaatttggatcgaaggttggatctagttcagcgttgatcatctcttcgggctcagattggctatcgtcatcaagcgtcatatcatcatgctccccctcaaataatg
The genomic region above belongs to Lactuca sativa cultivar Salinas chromosome 4, Lsat_Salinas_v11, whole genome shotgun sequence and contains:
- the LOC111883048 gene encoding uncharacterized protein LOC111883048 produces the protein MAKVVELVLNELPEKKGDPGSISIPCQFGNIIATQALTDSGASINLMPYSFFKKLNLSEPKPINMKIHLADKTIIRPKGVCEDILIKVDKFVFPVDFVILDMEEDPKGPIILGRPFLNTACALVDVCESTITLRDGR